From one Anguilla rostrata isolate EN2019 chromosome 12, ASM1855537v3, whole genome shotgun sequence genomic stretch:
- the LOC135236934 gene encoding olfactory receptor 4E2-like gives MENSTEILFVLQGLNETMLSKHTYFILILLGYLFTLLANLTLIGTIISEKTLHEPMLVFLCNLCVNGILGSSIFYPKILVDSLSGLSVTSYKVCIGQIFLLYSYTNSEMTTLAIMAYDRYIAICKPLNYHSIVTPQKVMQLLVFNWIVSICQSVVVTALVARLPLCGFNIEKIYCSAWAVVKLSCVDTTLNNIFGYIFIVFNVSLAVLVVISYVPIVRACVRSKKERSKFMQTCLPHIIVLTNNFIALSFDLMYTRYGPTDRLQSLRNFMSLDYLVVPPLLNPLIYGLRLNQIRRRIFNICSQKMHALE, from the coding sequence ATGGAGAATTCAACTGAAATACTGTTTGTTCTACAAGGACTGAATGAGACAATgttaagcaaacacacatactttaTCCTCATTCTTCTTGGTTACCTTTTTACTCTTTTGGCGAACCTGACTTTGATTGGGACAATTATTTCGGAGAAAACGCTCCATGAGCCCATGCttgtatttctgtgtaatttGTGTGTAAACGGTATACTGGGCTCCTCTATATTTTATCCTAAAATATTGGTGGACAGTTTATCTGGCTTGAGTGTTACTTCGTATAAAGTTTGTATAggtcaaatttttttattatacagctATACAAACAGCGAAATGACTACGTTAGCAATCATGGCTTATGACAGGTATATCGCGATATGCAAGCCGCTCAATTACCACTCCATTGTAACGCCTCAGAAAGTGATGCAATTACTAGTATTTAACTGGATTGTATCCATCTGTCAATCTGTTGTTGTGACGGCCCTGGTAGCCAGACTGCCCCTCTGTGGATTCAACATCGAAAAGATTTACTGCTCAGCCTGGGCCGTGGTAAAGTTGTCGTGTGTGGACACCACTCTCAATAACATATTCGGgtacattttcatagtttttaaCGTTTCACTAGCAGTGCTGGTCGTGATTTCCTATGTTCCAATCGTCAGAGCATGTGTGCGATCGAAGAAAGAACGGAGTAAATTCATGCAGACTTGTTTGCCCCATATAATCGTACTGACCAACAACTTCATCGCACTCTCTTTTGACCTCATGTACACGCGCTATGGTCCCACCGACCGTCTGCAGTCTCTCCGCAATTTCATGTCCTTGGACTACCTCGTTGTTCCACCGCTCCTAAATCCCCTCATTTATGGCCTGAGACTGAATCAGATCCGCCGGAGAATTTTTAACATTTGCAGCCAGAAAATGCATGCTCTGGAATGA